From one Liolophura sinensis isolate JHLJ2023 chromosome 10, CUHK_Ljap_v2, whole genome shotgun sequence genomic stretch:
- the LOC135476198 gene encoding P2X purinoceptor 4-like isoform X2, giving the protein MAPKPVRSIFSVFFEYDTPRIVHIKSKKVGVINRLLQLTIIGYVIGFAIVYKKGYQEFDNVQSSVTTKVKGVVFTNLTDVPGIGARIWDVADYVVPSQENAAFFVTTNAIVTPNQTQSHCDEDPSMPDVICQSDSDCTAGEPVVTGNGVRTGLCVNSTQNTTLKVCEIYAWCPVENPKDPNLPKEPVLKGSKNFTVFIKNNIEFPKFSVKRRNLPSKANDTYLQSCKYNSATDNSCPIFQLDTIVKESNNNYDEMAAKGGVIEIIIRWDCNLDYSLDNCVPEYEFRRLDSSDYTISKGYNFRYANYYMEDSESKRTLYKAYGILFIVNVMGRAGKFNVVPLLMNVGSGLALLSVATIICDIVVLYVLKARTLYKEKKYLTVKGDDAYEIMEEETNESAAKVENGTPRKRTTVQDGSLAAED; this is encoded by the exons ATGGCGCCCAAGCCAGTGCGCTCCATTTTCAGCGTGTTCTTCGAGTATGATACACCGAGGATCGTTCACATCAAGAGTAAGAAAGTTGGTGTCATCAACAGATTATTACAGCTGACGATCATTGGATACGTCATTGG ATTTGCAATTGTTTACAAGAAGGGTTACCAAGAATTTGACAATGTGCAGAGCTCTGTGACTACAAAAGTGAAAGGTGTTGTGTTTACGAACTTGACAGATGTACCAGGTATTGGCGCCCGGATATGGGACGTGGCAGACTACGTTGTGCCTTCTCAA GAAAATGCAGCTTTCTTTGTAACGACAAATGCGATCGTTACTCCAAACCAGACTCAGTCCCATTGCGATGAG GACCCCTCCATGCCCGATGTCATATGTCAGTCTGACTCTGATTGCACTGCAGGAGAACCAGTTGTCACAGGAAATG GTGTGAGGACAGGATTGTGTGTCAACTCGACACAGAACACCACTCTGAAGGTGTGTGAAATCTACGCCTGGTGCCCCGTGGAAAACCCCAAAGATCCTAACCT ACCTAAAGAACCAGTTTTAAAGGGCTCCAAAAACTTCACAGTCTTCATTAAGAACAACATTGAATTTCCCAagttttcagttaaaag gcgCAACCTCCCCAGCAAGGCAAATGACACGTACCTACAAAGCTGCAAGTATAACTCAGCCACAGATAACTCCTGTCCTATATTTCAGCTTGATACAATAGTCAAGGAATCGAACAACAATTATGATGAAATGGCTGCAAAG GGTGGTGTGATAGAGATTATCATCCGATGGGACTGTAACCTTGACTACAGCCTGGACAACTGTGTGCCCGAGTACGAGTTCCGCCGGCTAGACAGTAGCGATTACACGATCTCCAAGGGATACAACTTCAG ATATGCTAATTACTACATGGAAGACAGTGAATCCAAGAGAACGCTGTATAAAGCCTACGGGATTCTGTTCATCGTCAACGTGATGGGTCGGGCTGGGAAGTTTAATGTGGTCCCTCTTCTGATGAATGTGGGCAGTGGAttggctttactctctgtg GCCACCATCATCTGCGATATAGTCGTGTTATACGTTCTCAAAGCCAGGACACTCTACAAAGAGAAGAAATACCTGACGGTGAAAGGGGATGATGCGTATGAG ATAATGGAAGAGGAAACAAATGAGAGTGCTGCTAAAGTAGAAAACGGAACACCTCGTAAGAGAACAACTGTGCAAGATGGCTCATTGGCAGCAGAAGATTGA
- the LOC135476198 gene encoding P2X purinoceptor 4-like isoform X1 encodes MAPKPVRSIFSVFFEYDTPRIVHIKSKKVGVINRLLQLTIIGYVIGFAIVYKKGYQEFDNVQSSVTTKVKGVVFTNLTDVPGIGARIWDVADYVVPSQENAAFFVTTNAIVTPNQTQSHCDEDPSMPDVICQSDSDCTAGEPVVTGNGVRTGLCVNSTQNTTLKVCEIYAWCPVENPKDPNLPKEPVLKGSKNFTVFIKNNIEFPKFSVKRRNIINVLTNDDLKTCRFDPYHPENKFCPIFVLGEIAEFAGQDFDELTGRGGVIEIIIRWDCNLDYSLDNCVPEYEFRRLDSSDYTISKGYNFRYANYYMEDSESKRTLYKAYGILFIVNVMGRAGKFNVVPLLMNVGSGLALLSVATIICDIVVLYVLKARTLYKEKKYLTVKGDDAYEIMEEETNESAAKVENGTPRKRTTVQDGSLAAED; translated from the exons ATGGCGCCCAAGCCAGTGCGCTCCATTTTCAGCGTGTTCTTCGAGTATGATACACCGAGGATCGTTCACATCAAGAGTAAGAAAGTTGGTGTCATCAACAGATTATTACAGCTGACGATCATTGGATACGTCATTGG ATTTGCAATTGTTTACAAGAAGGGTTACCAAGAATTTGACAATGTGCAGAGCTCTGTGACTACAAAAGTGAAAGGTGTTGTGTTTACGAACTTGACAGATGTACCAGGTATTGGCGCCCGGATATGGGACGTGGCAGACTACGTTGTGCCTTCTCAA GAAAATGCAGCTTTCTTTGTAACGACAAATGCGATCGTTACTCCAAACCAGACTCAGTCCCATTGCGATGAG GACCCCTCCATGCCCGATGTCATATGTCAGTCTGACTCTGATTGCACTGCAGGAGAACCAGTTGTCACAGGAAATG GTGTGAGGACAGGATTGTGTGTCAACTCGACACAGAACACCACTCTGAAGGTGTGTGAAATCTACGCCTGGTGCCCCGTGGAAAACCCCAAAGATCCTAACCT ACCTAAAGAACCAGTTTTAAAGGGCTCCAAAAACTTCACAGTCTTCATTAAGAACAACATTGAATTTCCCAagttttcagttaaaag ACGGAATATTATAAATGTCCTGACAAATGACGATTTGAAGACGTGTCGTTTTGATCCATATCATCCAGAGAACAAATTCTGCCCGATTTTTGTCCTGGGAGAAATAGCTGAATTCGCAGGGCAGGATTTTGATGAACTTACAGGAAGG GGTGGTGTGATAGAGATTATCATCCGATGGGACTGTAACCTTGACTACAGCCTGGACAACTGTGTGCCCGAGTACGAGTTCCGCCGGCTAGACAGTAGCGATTACACGATCTCCAAGGGATACAACTTCAG ATATGCTAATTACTACATGGAAGACAGTGAATCCAAGAGAACGCTGTATAAAGCCTACGGGATTCTGTTCATCGTCAACGTGATGGGTCGGGCTGGGAAGTTTAATGTGGTCCCTCTTCTGATGAATGTGGGCAGTGGAttggctttactctctgtg GCCACCATCATCTGCGATATAGTCGTGTTATACGTTCTCAAAGCCAGGACACTCTACAAAGAGAAGAAATACCTGACGGTGAAAGGGGATGATGCGTATGAG ATAATGGAAGAGGAAACAAATGAGAGTGCTGCTAAAGTAGAAAACGGAACACCTCGTAAGAGAACAACTGTGCAAGATGGCTCATTGGCAGCAGAAGATTGA
- the LOC135476199 gene encoding eukaryotic translation initiation factor 4H-like, protein MADSYDDRYGDRGYDDRGYGGDDYGYNSSRGYGGGGGGRSYGRDRGGGGYGGQRGPKPLPTEPPYTAYVGNLPNGIVQGDLELIFKGLKVRGVRIVRDRETDKFKGYSYVEFDDVESLKEALTFDGALFEDRNLRVDIAESRFKDRGGRGRGRDDRGGYRGGRGGRGGYDSYNDRGGGWQAGGRDDRGYDRPSRGGYRGGRDGYRDGRDGGRGYGGSRPRRDSGGSNPPEFREPSPESVAARPRLKLLPRTVKAPVNAIAHTTRNADIFGTGKPREKGDEEEPEEHHSKSRTTSEGSNN, encoded by the exons ATGGCGGATTCTTACGATGATCGGTACGGAGACCGGGGCTACGATGATCGCGGTTATGGCGG AGATGATTATGGTTATAATAGCAGCCGGGGCTATGGCGGAGGTGGAGGAGGACGTAGCTACGGAAGAGATCGCGGGGGCGGCGGTTACGGGGGACAGAGAGGACCCAAACCTCTCCCCACTGAACCTCCCTACACAGCTTACGTTGGGAATCTGCCAAATGGAATTGTCCAAGGAGATTTAGAACTAATTTTCAAAGGTTTAAAG GTGAGAGGCGTCCGAATTGTTAGAGATAGAGAAACGGACAAGTTTAAAG GTTACTCATATGTTGAATTTGATGATGTGGAATCACTTAAGGAAGCTCTTACATTTGATGGAGCT CTGTTCGAGGATAGAAACCTCCGTGTAGATATTGCTGAGAGTCGGTTTAAGGACAGAGGAGGCCGGGGACGGGGACGAGATGATCGAG GAGGCTATCGAGGCGGTAGGGGTGGCCGGGGAGGGTATGACTCGTATAATGACCGGGGTGGGGGATGGCAAGCCGGTGGGAGAGATGACCGAGGTTATGACAGGCCAAGTCGGGGAGGCTACCGGGGTGGTCGTGACGGCTACCGAGACGGCCGGGATGGTGGGAGGGGCTACGGTGGTTCCCGCCCCAGACGGGACAGTGGGGGAAGCAACCCACCAGAGTTCAGAGAACCCTCGCCTG AGTCCGTGGCAGCCAGGCCAAGATTAAAACTCTTACCTCGCACAGTGAAGGCTCCTGTCAATGCAATCGCCCACACAACACGAAACGCTGACATCTTTGGCACGGGAAAACCTCGTGAGAAGGGCGATGAAGAAGAACCTGAGGAACATCACAGCAAGTCCAGAACGACCAGCGAGGGGAGCAATAACTGA
- the LOC135476198 gene encoding P2X purinoceptor 4-like isoform X3: MAPKPVRSIFSVFFEYDTPRIVHIKSKKVGVINRLLQLTIIGYVIGFAIVYKKGYQEFDNVQSSVTTKVKGVVFTNLTDVPGIGARIWDVADYVVPSQENAAFFVTTNAIVTPNQTQSHCDEDPSMPDVICQSDSDCTAGEPVVTGNGVRTGLCVNSTQNTTLKVCEIYAWCPVENPKDPNLPKEPVLKGSKNFTVFIKNNIEFPKFSVKRRNIINVLTNDDLKTCRFDPYHPENKFCPIFVLGEIAEFAGQDFDELTGRGGVIEIIIRWDCNLDYSLDNCVPEYEFRRLDSSDYTISKGYNFRYANYYMEDSESKRTLYKAYGILFIVNVMGRAGKFNVVPLLMNVGSGLALLSVATIICDIVVLYVLKARTLYKEKKYLTVKGDDAYEVERNSVANRKVVSYQSFPR; this comes from the exons ATGGCGCCCAAGCCAGTGCGCTCCATTTTCAGCGTGTTCTTCGAGTATGATACACCGAGGATCGTTCACATCAAGAGTAAGAAAGTTGGTGTCATCAACAGATTATTACAGCTGACGATCATTGGATACGTCATTGG ATTTGCAATTGTTTACAAGAAGGGTTACCAAGAATTTGACAATGTGCAGAGCTCTGTGACTACAAAAGTGAAAGGTGTTGTGTTTACGAACTTGACAGATGTACCAGGTATTGGCGCCCGGATATGGGACGTGGCAGACTACGTTGTGCCTTCTCAA GAAAATGCAGCTTTCTTTGTAACGACAAATGCGATCGTTACTCCAAACCAGACTCAGTCCCATTGCGATGAG GACCCCTCCATGCCCGATGTCATATGTCAGTCTGACTCTGATTGCACTGCAGGAGAACCAGTTGTCACAGGAAATG GTGTGAGGACAGGATTGTGTGTCAACTCGACACAGAACACCACTCTGAAGGTGTGTGAAATCTACGCCTGGTGCCCCGTGGAAAACCCCAAAGATCCTAACCT ACCTAAAGAACCAGTTTTAAAGGGCTCCAAAAACTTCACAGTCTTCATTAAGAACAACATTGAATTTCCCAagttttcagttaaaag ACGGAATATTATAAATGTCCTGACAAATGACGATTTGAAGACGTGTCGTTTTGATCCATATCATCCAGAGAACAAATTCTGCCCGATTTTTGTCCTGGGAGAAATAGCTGAATTCGCAGGGCAGGATTTTGATGAACTTACAGGAAGG GGTGGTGTGATAGAGATTATCATCCGATGGGACTGTAACCTTGACTACAGCCTGGACAACTGTGTGCCCGAGTACGAGTTCCGCCGGCTAGACAGTAGCGATTACACGATCTCCAAGGGATACAACTTCAG ATATGCTAATTACTACATGGAAGACAGTGAATCCAAGAGAACGCTGTATAAAGCCTACGGGATTCTGTTCATCGTCAACGTGATGGGTCGGGCTGGGAAGTTTAATGTGGTCCCTCTTCTGATGAATGTGGGCAGTGGAttggctttactctctgtg GCCACCATCATCTGCGATATAGTCGTGTTATACGTTCTCAAAGCCAGGACACTCTACAAAGAGAAGAAATACCTGACGGTGAAAGGGGATGATGCGTATGAG GTTGAAAGAAACAGCGTTGCCAATCGAAAGGTCGTTAGTTATCAGTCATTTCCTCGTTAG